The Vampirovibrio chlorellavorus genome includes the window CATCCGGCCAGCGGGTTGAAGGAGTTCTCGCTGTAGAACTTCATCATGGCTTCCTGCATTTTCTGAGGCTCGTTTTTGTACTTCTCTTGCAGGGCTTTGAGCTTGGGTTGCAGTTCTTGCATTTTGCGCATGGAGCGGGTCTGGGCTGAGTTCAAGGGCCATAAAACCAAGCGGATGGCCACGGTCAGCAGCACAATGGCCAGGCCATAGTTGCCGACCCACTCATGAAGCTGATGCAAGAGGTAAAACATGGCCTGGGTGATAATGTTCACAGGGGAGTCTCCTGATTAACTAGTTTGGCATATTGGGGGTTGGCACGGGGTCCAAGCCACCGGGGTGCAATGGATGACATTTGAGTAAGCGTTTGAGGCCCAGCCACAGTCCTGATTTGACGCCGTATGTTTCAACCGCTTCCTGCGTATACAAGGAACAAGTGGGGTGGAATCGGCAGACCGGGGGTAAAATCCAACGCCGAAACCGGGCTGTCATTCTATAGCCCTTTATTAAACCAAGAACAAAGGATTTCAGCATTGTTTTCTAGGGACTGCCATCAACAGGGGGTAGCGAATGGACGGGAGGAACCCGCTTACCCAAAGGACGCACACCTTGCAGGCAGCGTTCCATCTTATCTTGTAAGTCAGTAAAACTGGCGCTAAGGGCATCCGGACGGGCGATGAAAACCATAGCCCGATATGGAGAAACCCCAGACAGGGTCCCTTGCTTCAGGGAAAGTCGAACCAGCTCTCGCAGTCGTCTTCGGATGCGATTGCGCTTGGTGGCCCGCTTGTGGATTTTTTTGCTCACAATAAAGCCAAAGCGCGTGGGATGAACAACGCTTTGAGTCGCGGCTGGCACTGAGCTTACCGGGTTGCGCTCCAGCCCATAAAGCACGAAAAAAGGGCAACCAAACAAACGCTTGCCTGACAAAGTTCGCTTAAACTCACCCTTGGCTTTCAGGCGGTTTGATTTTGGTAACACAAAAATCGGCTTCGCTTAACGCAAAAACTAGATGGCGATTTTGTGGCGGCCTTTGGCACGACGACGGTTCAGGGTTTTTTGTCCACCGGGGGTGGCCATCCGGGCACGGAAGCCGCTAACCCGCAATCTTTTACGCTTTGTTCCTTCCAGAGTGCGTTTCATGAGGAGATCTCCTTAAAAATTAGAGCGCTTTCATACTTGAGTGAGATGTATTATCCATGAAAAATCACAGATTGCACGGCCAATTTCCACAAAAAAGAAGGAGCCGCTGGTACACTTGTGCAGTGAGGCGGTTTGGGGCTTTCCCAGCGTCTCGGCAAC containing:
- the yidD gene encoding membrane protein insertion efficiency factor YidD: MLKSFVLGLIKGYRMTARFRRWILPPVCRFHPTCSLYTQEAVETYGVKSGLWLGLKRLLKCHPLHPGGLDPVPTPNMPN
- the rnpA gene encoding ribonuclease P protein component, with amino-acid sequence MLPKSNRLKAKGEFKRTLSGKRLFGCPFFVLYGLERNPVSSVPAATQSVVHPTRFGFIVSKKIHKRATKRNRIRRRLRELVRLSLKQGTLSGVSPYRAMVFIARPDALSASFTDLQDKMERCLQGVRPLGKRVPPVHSLPPVDGSP
- the rpmH gene encoding 50S ribosomal protein L34 is translated as MKRTLEGTKRKRLRVSGFRARMATPGGQKTLNRRRAKGRHKIAI